One window of the Lujinxingia litoralis genome contains the following:
- a CDS encoding four helix bundle protein, translating to MHHFNHERLDCYQVAREVVEWLNNEKFPVGRSNLKEQTLRASESLLLNIAEGASRVGQSRAHHFRIALGSAAEFCACLDLLPFQNKVEQQNKLRRIGAMLSKL from the coding sequence ATGCATCACTTCAATCACGAACGACTGGACTGCTATCAGGTTGCGAGAGAAGTCGTCGAATGGCTGAACAACGAGAAATTTCCCGTGGGGCGCTCGAACCTCAAAGAGCAAACCCTTCGCGCATCGGAGTCCTTGCTCTTGAACATCGCGGAGGGCGCCTCGCGCGTCGGACAGTCGCGCGCTCATCACTTCCGCATCGCCCTCGGCTCGGCCGCCGAATTCTGCGCGTGCCTCGACCTCTTGCCTTTCCAGAATAAGGTCGAACAACAGAACAAACTCCGCCGAATCGGCGCGATGCTCTCTAAACTCTAG